ACGCCCTCCACAATAACCATCCGGCGACATGGCCACGGCGACACTTAGCTCGCCGTTGGGCAGGTCCAGGCTGGTGTGGTCGCCGGGACCGAGTTTCGCCACCACCTGCTGATTGACGTAGAGCTCCACGTCGCAGGCATTCGGCGCGTTGTTGTCACGGCTGAAGATCAGGCGCGCGGGCGCATCGGCAACCGGGTCTGCCGGCATGGGGACGATGCCGCTGGGCATCGCTTCATCAGCCTGGGCGCCCCAGCAGCAGATGCCCAGAGCGATCAGTGCGAGATAACGCATGGCGAGCCTCTCTGTTGGGTGGAATGTCAGTGTGGCCTATCTGATGCCGTAGATACGACACCTGTGGCCCTGCTGAGTGCGGTTTGAGCATCGTCTTTCGCCTTGTCTGAGCGTCGCTCGACGGCTTTTCATGCAGCCCCTAAACTGTGCGCCCCATTTTTCCGGACAACCTCATGCAAACCGCCCTGGCGCCCATGGAGGGGCTGGTCGACGAGATTCTGCGCGACGTGCTGACTCGCATCGGCGGCATCGACTGGTGTGTCACCGAGTTCATTCGCGTCAGCGAACGGCTGTTGCCGGCTGCCACCTATCACAAGCTGGCGCCCGAGTTGTTCAATGGCTCGCGCACTCAGGCCGGCACACCTATGCGCGTGCAGTTTCTGGGGTCCGATCCGCAGTGCCTGGCGGACAACGCCGCCTTCGCCTGCACGCTCGGCGCGCCGGTGATCGACCTCAACTTCGGTTGCCCGGCCAAGACGGTGAACAAGTCGCGTGGCGGCGCGGTGCTGCTCAAGGAGCCGGAGCTGTTGCATGCCATCGTCCGCGAAGTGCGGCGCACGGTGCCGGCCGAGATTCCGGTCACGGCGAAGATGCGCCTGGGCTTCGAAGGCAAGGAGGGCGCGCTGGACTGTGCGCGGGCGCTGGCCGAAGGCGGAGCGAGCCAGATCGTCGTGCATGCGCGCACCAAGGTCGAGGGCTACAAGCCGCCGGCGCACTGGGAGTGGGTGGCGCGTGTGCAGGAGGTCGTCGGCGTGCCGGTGTTCGCCAATGGCGAGGTGTGGACGCTGGACGACTGGCGCCGCTGCCGCGAAATCAGCGGTGTGGATGACATCATGCTGGGGCGCGGCCTGGTTTCTCGACCAGGGCTGGCGCGGCAGATCGCTGCCGTCAGGGCCGGCGAGGAGCCCGAGGAAATGAGCTGGGCCGAATTGCAGCCGCTGTTGCTCGACTTCTGGCAGCAGGCACGGCGCAAACTGTCGCCGCGCTACGCGCCGGGGCGCCTGAAGCAATGGTTGGCGATGCTCACGCGTACCTATCCGGAGGCTGTTGCGCTGTTCGCTGAAGTTCGCCGCGAGCAGGATTGCGAGCGTATCGACCAGTTGTTATCTAAACAACCTCGGTAGGAGCGGCAATTTTGCAGTGTTTTCAGCCCTCTCCCCCAGCCCCTCTCCACTAGGCGTGCCCCCAATAAATGGGAGAGGGGAGCCAAACGTTTTCCCCTTTAAGTGAACAGCATTACGGTAGGAGCGAGCTCTGCTCGCGAACGCTTTTCGCGAGCAGAGCTCGCTCCTACACCCTTCTGATCCTTGCGCTCGATGATCAAGGCATGCCTTGAAATTCCTCTGACAGGCCTCAGATAAGTGACTGCGGGATGCCGAAGTCGGGTTCCGCAATATGACACTTGCTGAAATTTCAGGAGAATATTCATGAGCAACGTACTGTCTCTGGCCCCTCTGTTCCGCCAGTCCGTCGGTTTCGACCGTTTCAATGATCTTTTCGAATCTGCCCTGCGCAGCAATGACGCTGGCAGTTCTTACCCGCCCTACAACGTCGAGAAGCATGGCGAAGACCACTACCGCATCGTGGTCGCGGCTGCCGGCTTCGAGGAAGACGACCTGGAGTTGCAGGTCGAGCGGGGCGTGCTGACCGTGGTGGGCAACAAGCGTGATCGCAGCGCCGAGAGCGTCAGCTACCTGCATCAGGGTATCGCTCAGCGTGCGTTCAAGCTGTCGTTCCGCCTGGCGGATCATATCGAGGTCAAAGGCGCCAACCTGGCCAACGGTCTGCTCCATGTCGAGCTGGAGCGTATCGTGCCGGAAGAGGCCAAGGCCAAGCGCATTCCAATCGGTAGCCAGCGTCCGGCGCTGGAAAACTGAGCCGCTAGCTGACCGAGAAGGCGCCCCAAGGGGCGCCTTCTTCGTTTCAAGCGACAGGTAGGGTGTGCCGTGCGCACCGAGGGCGCTACCAGATTGCGACTGCTACCTTCCCAGTAGTTCGCAGAAGACTTCCTGCGGTAGCGGCTTGCTGAACAGATAACCCTGGTAGAGGTGACAGCCCTGCGCTTGCAGGAAGTCGAGCTGGTCCTGCTGCTCCACGCCCTCGGCGATCAGTGCCAGCCCCAGGCTGCGGGCCATGGCAACGATGGCGCGAATGATCTCGGCATCGTTGGGGTCGTTGGTGGCGTCACGCACGAAGGACTGATCGATCTTCAGCATGTCCACCGGCAGGCGTTTGAGGTAGGTCAGCGAGCTGTAGCCAGTGCCGAAGTCGTCCATGGCGAAGCTGACGCCATGTTTCTTCAGGCGCAGCATCTTGCCGACGGTGTCATCAATATTCTGAATGACGATGCCTTCGGTGATCTCCAGCTTGAGCATCGCATTGGGTAACTGGCTGTCGCGCAGGCTTTTGGCGACCCGCTCGACGAAGTCGTGCTGACGGAACTGGCGGGGGCTGATGTTGACGCACAGGCTGAAACGTTCGCTGTCGACCAAACCATCAACAAGTAGCTGTGAGCAGAAATGGCAGGCTTCAGCCAGCACCCAGCCGCCGACCTCGACGATCAGTCCGCTTTCTTCCAGTACCTGGATGAACTGCGCGGGCGACTGTGGGCCCAGTTGTGGATGCTGCCAGCGCAACAGCGCTTCGGCGCCGACCACCTTGCCGTCACGGGCATCGACCTGGGGTTGGAAGTGCAGTTCGAATTCGCCGCGAGCCAGGGCCAGGCGCAGGTCGTTTTCCAGGCGCAGGCGTGCGCTGGCGGCGTCCTGCATGGTGGTGCGAAACAGCTGGATGGCGTTGCGCCCGGAGTCCTTGGCGCGATAGAGGGCGATATCCGCGCGCTTGAGCAAATCGGCCGGGGTGTTGCCGTGGTCGGGGATCAGCGCAACGCCGATGCTCGGGGTCACCTGCAGACGGTGACCGTCCAGCAGCATGGGTTCGGCGAGCAACTGGCGCAGCTTGTCGGCAACCTGGCGGACGTGACGGGTCACTTCCGAGCGCTTGCCCTGCAGGCCGGAGAGCAGCACCACGAATTCGTCGCCGCCGAGGCGGGCCACGGTGTCCTCCAGGCGCACGCTGGCTTCCAGGCGCGCGGAGATCAGGCGCAGTACCGAGTCGCCGACGGGATGGCCGAGCGAGTCGTTGATGTGTTTGAAGTGGTCGAGGTCGAGAAACAGCAGGGCGCCGCGCAGTTCATGGCGCTTGAGCAGGGCAATCTGTTGGGTCAGGCGATCCATCAGCAGGGCGCGGTTGGGCAGGTTGGTCAACGCATCGTGATAGGCCAGGTGCTGGACCTGCGCCTGGGCCTGCTTCAGTTCACTGGTGTCGCGCGCGGTGAGCAGCAGGCAGGGCACATCATTGAGTTCGATGGGTTGCACGGACACGTCGACCAGGCGTACTTCGCCGTCGCGGTGGCGGCCGTGCATTTCCATGTGCAGCACCTGGCCGTGCTGGGTCAGGTGCTCGATCATGCGCACGCGCTCTTCCGGATAGGCCCAGATGCTCAGCTCATGCACCGTGCGGCCGATCACTTCCCAGTCCAGGTAACCGGTGATGCGGGTAAAGCCTTCGTTGATCTCGATATAGCGGCCGGTATCACGTTCAGTGATGGTGATGGCGTCCGGGCTGGAGTGGAAGGCCTTGGCAAACTTCTCTTCCGAGGCTTGCAGGCGTTGCTCGCGCAGCAGCCGCTCGCTGATGTCGACCAAGGTACCGACCATGCGTTGTGGTTGACCGGCATCGTCGAGCTGCAGCTTGGCGGTGCTTTCGAGAAAACGCAGGCCGCCATTGTCCAGCTGTATGCGATAAGTGACCTGATAGTGACTGCGGCGCTCCTCGACCAGGCGCTGGTAACTCTGGCGCAGGCTGTGTCGATCTTCCATCGGCACCTGGCGGAAGAAGTCGAGGAAGGCGCCTTCGAACGGTCGTGACTCCAGGCCCTGCAGTTGCGATGCTCGGGCGCTGGCGAACAGTCGACTGCTGGGAATGTGCCAGTCCCAGGTGCCCAGGTCGGCCGAGTCCAGCGCCAGGCGCAAGCGTTGCTTGCTTTCGCTGAGCGCCTGCTCCTGCGCGCGTTGCTCGGTGATGTTGCGCACGGTGAGGACCAGGCAATTGGTGCCGTTCAGCTCGATTTCGCCGCCGAACAGCAAGTTGCTGGTGACGCTACCGTCGCGGCTGAACAGCCGTACCTCCAGGTTGTTCAGGCGCCCGGCTTGTACCGCGTCGAGCATACGTTGACGGTCGCTGGGGTCCGCCCATATGCCTAGCTCCAGTGAGGTGTGGCCTACGGCTTCGGCGCTGCGCCAACCAAATTGCTGCTCGAAACTCGGGTTGACCTCGATGAAGCGGCCGGTGGCCCGGTCGGTAATGGCCACCGCGTCGGGGGTGTGCATGAAGGCCTTGGCGAACTTTTCCTCGCTGGCGCGCAGTGCATTTTCTGCGCGCTTGCGTTCGCTGGTATCGAGGAAGGTGCAGAGCATCAGGCGTTCGCCCTGCAACTCGATGTACTGGCTCGATAGAACACCGTCGAGAATCGCACTGCTGCGTGTGCGCAGCTGGACTTCCTGGATCACCGGTTCCCGGCTTTGCGGGGCCTGCTGGCGCAGCTGATCGCGCTGGCTGGCGTGGACCCAGAGGTTCAGGTCGTGGGTGTGGCGGCCGAGAATTTCGCTGGCCGTCCAGCCGAAGGCTTGGGTGAAGTGCTGGTTGATCTCGATGATCGCGCTGTCGTCGTAGCGCACCAGCATCATGATGTCGGGACTCAGACGGAACAGGCTGGCGAAGCGCTCCTCGGACGCACGCAGGGCCTCGGCGCGCTCTTGCTGGGCGCTGATGTCGCGGATCACTCCGAACATGCGCGGGCGGCCGTCGGCCTCGTACTGCAGGCTGCCGGTAATCTCCAGCCAGTGCAGGCTGCCGTCCGGCCAGCGGATACGATGGCGCAAGGCATTGGCGATCTGCTCGCCTTTGAGGATGGCGTTGAATTTCGCCAAGACCTCGGCGCGCTCCTCTTCAGGGATCAGTTCGATGTAATGCAGCTCGCGCGTTACCGGGCGATTGGGGTCGAGGCCAAACAGGGCCTGAGCGCCGCGAGACCAGTTGACCTGGCCACTGCGAATGTCCCAATACCAGGTGCCGAGATGGGCGCCGTTCAGCGCGGCTAGCAAACGTGGCGCATCCTGCCAGGTCTGCTCGAATTCGGCGGGGTCCATCGCCGGTATGTGTGGCAGGGGCGGGGTCTGGTCAGTCGATCTGGCCATGGCCGTACCTTCCTCTGGAGTGCGCGATGCGCGGGGCGGGCGTTAAAGGCATGTAGATATGTTTTTGTAGTTATGTCACCACGTTAGTCTCAGTTCGGATGCCTATGCAAGATCATCCCGCTGGCTGTCGAGCAGATCCATGAATGCCCGTGCGGCATTCGATAGGGTGCGCTCGGTATGCAGGATGTAGCCTAACTGGCGGGTCAACTGGATGCCCGGTATCGGCAGGCGCGCGACCTGCTCGTCGAGCATGGTGCGCGGCAGCACGCTCCAGGCCAGGCCGATGGACACCATCATCTTGATGGTTTCCAGGTAGTTGGTGCTCATGGCGATATTGGGCGTCAGACCCTGGGCTTCGAACAGGCGCTGCACGATATGGTGGGTAAAGGTGTTGCCGCCGGGGAAAACGGCCGGATGCTGCGCCACGTCGGCCAGGCTGATCACTTGGCTGCGGGCCAGCGGATGTTCCGGTGCGGCGACGAAATCCAATGGGTCGTCCCACACGGCGACGGCGCGGATCGGTTCGCGGGTTTCCGGGGCAAGGGTGATCACCGCCAGTTCGGCGCGGCCATGCAGCACTTCTTCATACGCCACTTCCGAATCGAGGAACTGGATGTCCAGCGCTACCTGCGGGTGGGCGCGGGTGAAGGCGCGCAGTAGGGCGGGCAGGCGGTGCAGGCCGATGTGGTGGCTGGTGGCCAGGGTCAGACGGCCGCTGACTTCACCGGACAGGTTGGTCAGCGCGCGACGGGTATCGTCCAGCACGTTGAGAATCTGGTAGGCGCGCGGCAGCAGAGCGCGACCGGCCTGGGTCAGGCCAATCTCGCGGCCGAGGCGGTCGAACAGGCGTACGCCCAACTGTTGTTCCAGGCCGGCGATGCGTTTGCTCACGGCGGGTTGGGTCAGGTGCAGGCGCTCGCCGGCTTCGGAAAAACTGCCCGTCTCGGCGATGGCGATGAAGGCGTTGAGGTTGGCCAGATCCATGGAGCGCTCCGGGTAAAGAATGATGCCCTGAGCATACATTCCTCTACGGAATCCTTTGAATAAAAAATATGAATTTGAGTTATTTCGTGCCTGGCAATAGCATTCTCCCTATAAGCCAAAGGGCCTTTTCGCCCGGGCATAGAAAGGTGCACTTCTGACGCCGGGCGGTGATCACGCAGGCAGTTCATGGATGTGCTCAAAAGGCGCTGATGAGGTAAGGCTGATGACTGGCAAGACGCTCTACGACAAGCTCTGGGAAATGCACGAAGTGAAACGTCGCGACGACGGTTCCTCGTTGATCTACATCGATCGTCACATCCTCCATGAAGTGACCTCGCCGCAGGCCTTCGAAGGTCTGCGCCTGGCCGGGCGTAAGCCATGGCGCATCGACGCCAACATCGCCACGCCGGATCACAACGTGCCGACCACCAAGGCCGAACGTCAGGGTGGCCTCGAAGCCATCGCCGACGAGGTCTCGCGTATCCAGGTACAGACCCTGGACGAGAACTGCGATGACTTCGGCATCCTCGAGTTCAAGATGAACGACGTGCGCCAGGGTATCGTCCACGTGGTCGGCCCGGAGCAGGGCGCTACCTTGCCGGGCATGACCGTCGTTTGCGGCGACTCGCATACCTCGACCCATGGTGCCTTCGGTGCGCTGGCCCACGGCATCGGCACCTCGGAAGTCGAGCACGTGCTCGCCACCCAGTGCCTGGTGGCCAAGAAGATGAAGAACATGCAGGTGCGCGTGGAGGGCAAACTGCCGTTCGGCGTCACAGCCAAGGACATCGTGCTGGCCGTGATCGGCAAGATCGGCACCGCTGGCGGTAACGGCCATGCGCTGGAATTCGCCGGCAGCGCGATCCGCGATCTGTCTCTGGAAGGGCGCATGACCATCTGCAACATGTCCATCGAAGCCGGTGCTCGTGTCGGCCTGGTGGCGGTGGACGAGAAGACCATTGCCTACGTCAAGGATCGTCCGTTTGCGCCCAAGGGCAGCGACTGGGACAAGGCCGTGGCGCAGTGGCAGAACCTGGTGTCCGACGCCGATGCGGTGTTCGACACCGTGGTCGAGCTGAAAGCCGAAGACATCAAGCCGCAGGTCAGCTGGGGCACTTCGCCGGAGATGGTGCTGGCCGTCGACCAGAACGTGCCGGACCCAGCCGTCGAAGCCGACCCGGTGAAGAAGGATTCGATCACCCGTGCGCTGAAGTACATGGGCCTGGCTGCCAATCAGCCGATCACCGATATCCAGCTGGACCGCGTATTCATCGGCTCCTGCACCAACTCGCGCATCGAAGACCTGCGCGCCGCTGCAGAGGTAGCCAAGGGCCGCAAAGTCGCCGCCACCGTCAAACAGGCGCTGGTGGTGCCGGGCTCCGGTCTGGTCAAGGCGCAAGCCGAGGCGGAAGGCCTGGACAAGATCTTCATCGAAGCCGGTTTCGAATGGCGTGAACCAGGTTGCTCCATGTGCCTGGCGATGAACCCGGACAAACTGGGCAGCGGCGAGCATTGTGCCTCCACCTCCAACCGTAACTTCGAAGGCCGTCAGGGCGCTGGTGGTCGTACCCACCTGGTCAGCCCGGCCATGGCTGCCGCCGCTGCGGTAACCGGCCGCTTCATCGACGTTCGTGAATTGATCCAGGCCTGAGGAGACCGCACATGAAAGCTTTCACCCAACACACCGGCCTGGTCTGCCCGCTCGATCGCGCCAACGTCGACACCGACCAGATCATTCCCAAGCAGTTTCTGAAGTCGATCAAGCGCACCGGCTTCGGCCCCAATCTGTTCGACGAGTGGCGTTACCTGGATGTCGGTCAGCCGAACCAGGACAACTCCAAACGCCCGGTCAACAAGGAGTTCGTGCTCAACTTCCCGCGTTACCAGGGCGCCAGTGTGCTGCTGGCTCGCGAGAACTTCGGCTGCGGCTCTTCGCGTGAGCACGCACCCTGGGCGCTGGACGAGTACGGTTTCCGCACCGTGATCGCGCCGAGCTTCGCTGACATCTTCTTCAACAACAGCTTCAAGAACGGCTTGCTGCCGATCATCCTCAAGGATGAAGAGGTCGATGCGCTGTTCGAGCAGGCCGAGGCCACCGAAGGGTATCAACTGACCGTCGACCTCGAAGCGCAGACCGTGACCCGTCCCGACGGCGTGCAGTACAGCTTTGAAGTCGACGCCTTCCGCAAGCACTGCCTGCTCAATGGTCTGGACGACATTGGCCTGACTCTGCAGGATCAGGAAGCGATCAAGGCGTTCGAGGTCGGTTATCAGCAGAGCAGCCCCTGGCTGTTCGGCGCGATCAAGTAAGGCGTTCGATAGGATGCGCTATGCGCGCCTGATTTAAGACTATTTAAGTGGTGCGCACGGCGCACCCTACGGTTTGATGAGGATGCAATGAGCAAGCAGATTCTGGTTCTCCCAGGTGATGGTATCGGCCCGGAAATCATGGCCGAGGCGATCAAGGTATTGAACCTGGCCAACGACAAGTACGCCCTGGGGTTCGAGCTGAGCTTCGATGACCTGGGCGGCGCCGCCATCGACCGCTATGGCGTGCCGCTGGCCGACGAGACTCTGGCGCGCGCCCGAGCCGCTGATGCGGTGCTGCTCGGCGCCGTAGGCGGGCCGAAGTGGGACACCATCGATCCGGCCATTCGCCCGGAGCGCGGCCTGCTGAAGATCCGTTCGCAACTGGGCCTGTTCGGCAACCTGCGTCCGGCCATCCTCTACCCGCAACTGGCCGAGGCTTCCAGCCTCAAGCCGGAAGTGGTTGCCGGCCTGGATATTCTCATCGTGCGTGAGCTGACCGGTGGCATCTACTTCGGTCAACCGCGCGAGAGCAAGGTACTTGAGAACGGCGAGCGCATGGCTTATGACACGCTGCCGTACAGCGAGAGCGAAATTCGCCGCATCGCCAAGGTCGGTTTCGATATGGCGCGCGTGCGCGGCAAGAAACTGTGCTCGGTGGACAAGGCCAACGTCCTGGCGTCCAGCCAACTGTGGCGTGCCGTGGTCGAGGAAGTGGCCAAGGACTACCCGGACGTCGAACTGAGCCACATGTACGTCGACAACGCCGCCATGCAACTGGTGCGCGCGCCCAAGCAATTCGACGTAATGGTCACCGACAACATGTTTGGTGACATTTTGTCTGACGAAGCTTCGATGCTCACTGGTTCCATCGGCATGCTGCCGTCGGCATCCTTGGACGCCAACAACAAGGGCATGTACGAGCCGTGCCATGGCTCCGCGCCGGACATCGCCGGCAAGGGCATCGCCAACCCGCTGGCCACCATTCTCTCGGTGTCCATGATGCTGCGTTACAGCTTCGGCCAGGTCGCTGCTGCCGATGTCATCGAAAAAGCGGTGAGCCTGGTGCTGGATCAG
The genomic region above belongs to Pseudomonas sediminis and contains:
- a CDS encoding tRNA dihydrouridine synthase, coding for MQTALAPMEGLVDEILRDVLTRIGGIDWCVTEFIRVSERLLPAATYHKLAPELFNGSRTQAGTPMRVQFLGSDPQCLADNAAFACTLGAPVIDLNFGCPAKTVNKSRGGAVLLKEPELLHAIVREVRRTVPAEIPVTAKMRLGFEGKEGALDCARALAEGGASQIVVHARTKVEGYKPPAHWEWVARVQEVVGVPVFANGEVWTLDDWRRCREISGVDDIMLGRGLVSRPGLARQIAAVRAGEEPEEMSWAELQPLLLDFWQQARRKLSPRYAPGRLKQWLAMLTRTYPEAVALFAEVRREQDCERIDQLLSKQPR
- a CDS encoding Hsp20 family protein → MSNVLSLAPLFRQSVGFDRFNDLFESALRSNDAGSSYPPYNVEKHGEDHYRIVVAAAGFEEDDLELQVERGVLTVVGNKRDRSAESVSYLHQGIAQRAFKLSFRLADHIEVKGANLANGLLHVELERIVPEEAKAKRIPIGSQRPALEN
- a CDS encoding sensor domain-containing protein, translating into MARSTDQTPPLPHIPAMDPAEFEQTWQDAPRLLAALNGAHLGTWYWDIRSGQVNWSRGAQALFGLDPNRPVTRELHYIELIPEEERAEVLAKFNAILKGEQIANALRHRIRWPDGSLHWLEITGSLQYEADGRPRMFGVIRDISAQQERAEALRASEERFASLFRLSPDIMMLVRYDDSAIIEINQHFTQAFGWTASEILGRHTHDLNLWVHASQRDQLRQQAPQSREPVIQEVQLRTRSSAILDGVLSSQYIELQGERLMLCTFLDTSERKRAENALRASEEKFAKAFMHTPDAVAITDRATGRFIEVNPSFEQQFGWRSAEAVGHTSLELGIWADPSDRQRMLDAVQAGRLNNLEVRLFSRDGSVTSNLLFGGEIELNGTNCLVLTVRNITEQRAQEQALSESKQRLRLALDSADLGTWDWHIPSSRLFASARASQLQGLESRPFEGAFLDFFRQVPMEDRHSLRQSYQRLVEERRSHYQVTYRIQLDNGGLRFLESTAKLQLDDAGQPQRMVGTLVDISERLLREQRLQASEEKFAKAFHSSPDAITITERDTGRYIEINEGFTRITGYLDWEVIGRTVHELSIWAYPEERVRMIEHLTQHGQVLHMEMHGRHRDGEVRLVDVSVQPIELNDVPCLLLTARDTSELKQAQAQVQHLAYHDALTNLPNRALLMDRLTQQIALLKRHELRGALLFLDLDHFKHINDSLGHPVGDSVLRLISARLEASVRLEDTVARLGGDEFVVLLSGLQGKRSEVTRHVRQVADKLRQLLAEPMLLDGHRLQVTPSIGVALIPDHGNTPADLLKRADIALYRAKDSGRNAIQLFRTTMQDAASARLRLENDLRLALARGEFELHFQPQVDARDGKVVGAEALLRWQHPQLGPQSPAQFIQVLEESGLIVEVGGWVLAEACHFCSQLLVDGLVDSERFSLCVNISPRQFRQHDFVERVAKSLRDSQLPNAMLKLEITEGIVIQNIDDTVGKMLRLKKHGVSFAMDDFGTGYSSLTYLKRLPVDMLKIDQSFVRDATNDPNDAEIIRAIVAMARSLGLALIAEGVEQQDQLDFLQAQGCHLYQGYLFSKPLPQEVFCELLGR
- a CDS encoding LysR family transcriptional regulator — its product is MDLANLNAFIAIAETGSFSEAGERLHLTQPAVSKRIAGLEQQLGVRLFDRLGREIGLTQAGRALLPRAYQILNVLDDTRRALTNLSGEVSGRLTLATSHHIGLHRLPALLRAFTRAHPQVALDIQFLDSEVAYEEVLHGRAELAVITLAPETREPIRAVAVWDDPLDFVAAPEHPLARSQVISLADVAQHPAVFPGGNTFTHHIVQRLFEAQGLTPNIAMSTNYLETIKMMVSIGLAWSVLPRTMLDEQVARLPIPGIQLTRQLGYILHTERTLSNAARAFMDLLDSQRDDLA
- the leuC gene encoding 3-isopropylmalate dehydratase large subunit, whose amino-acid sequence is MTGKTLYDKLWEMHEVKRRDDGSSLIYIDRHILHEVTSPQAFEGLRLAGRKPWRIDANIATPDHNVPTTKAERQGGLEAIADEVSRIQVQTLDENCDDFGILEFKMNDVRQGIVHVVGPEQGATLPGMTVVCGDSHTSTHGAFGALAHGIGTSEVEHVLATQCLVAKKMKNMQVRVEGKLPFGVTAKDIVLAVIGKIGTAGGNGHALEFAGSAIRDLSLEGRMTICNMSIEAGARVGLVAVDEKTIAYVKDRPFAPKGSDWDKAVAQWQNLVSDADAVFDTVVELKAEDIKPQVSWGTSPEMVLAVDQNVPDPAVEADPVKKDSITRALKYMGLAANQPITDIQLDRVFIGSCTNSRIEDLRAAAEVAKGRKVAATVKQALVVPGSGLVKAQAEAEGLDKIFIEAGFEWREPGCSMCLAMNPDKLGSGEHCASTSNRNFEGRQGAGGRTHLVSPAMAAAAAVTGRFIDVRELIQA
- the leuD gene encoding 3-isopropylmalate dehydratase small subunit, which translates into the protein MKAFTQHTGLVCPLDRANVDTDQIIPKQFLKSIKRTGFGPNLFDEWRYLDVGQPNQDNSKRPVNKEFVLNFPRYQGASVLLARENFGCGSSREHAPWALDEYGFRTVIAPSFADIFFNNSFKNGLLPIILKDEEVDALFEQAEATEGYQLTVDLEAQTVTRPDGVQYSFEVDAFRKHCLLNGLDDIGLTLQDQEAIKAFEVGYQQSSPWLFGAIK
- the leuB gene encoding 3-isopropylmalate dehydrogenase, with protein sequence MSKQILVLPGDGIGPEIMAEAIKVLNLANDKYALGFELSFDDLGGAAIDRYGVPLADETLARARAADAVLLGAVGGPKWDTIDPAIRPERGLLKIRSQLGLFGNLRPAILYPQLAEASSLKPEVVAGLDILIVRELTGGIYFGQPRESKVLENGERMAYDTLPYSESEIRRIAKVGFDMARVRGKKLCSVDKANVLASSQLWRAVVEEVAKDYPDVELSHMYVDNAAMQLVRAPKQFDVMVTDNMFGDILSDEASMLTGSIGMLPSASLDANNKGMYEPCHGSAPDIAGKGIANPLATILSVSMMLRYSFGQVAAADVIEKAVSLVLDQGLRTGDIWSEGKTKVGTAAMGDAVVEALRSL